The following are encoded together in the Babylonia areolata isolate BAREFJ2019XMU chromosome 18, ASM4173473v1, whole genome shotgun sequence genome:
- the LOC143292421 gene encoding uncharacterized protein LOC143292421 isoform X4 — MRAYASCDHLAPTTPVSAVMMKKEMLSIRQKRGRVVEVYDGRKWPVVRCGSVYVTSEDSTHKVTQTVVTATSVAEKRRRASKYTVAVGTSHGHVQAFLEDADSVLAALDQCQAEEKCLMLIKKPKEAARKMLKSHSLSNLSVSDPQLYRQFNGLPLSAVHHPPPALTTGHHKGKRSSDEHSVTSTDTERSEPRRRYVSSKGKENFKQQQQQQQQQQHRRSQPDPHKPPDYYHSDSSSSSLASEYRNVPRRDRERDRDRDSRRRGDLRYSSIPEDAHEINNNINGGGVGGVGGKEGVSMYHSCHDLSFASQTSSANTSTYSRGQGQGQVKPGHNHPHHPHPHHPHPSDQIASDQMYGGRGQRGPPDLVTPTVHDPGDLEDAARSRSMGNLTTGLATFSLVGQRKADSMLDLPSSSSYSSAPPPPHPSSSSRHGPPPPPPPSSSGSSQAARHRSEGTGGAPPYPDHLRSPDPGAGYVRSPRHSYPESGRTPRRRSEDDEVFFSPLPGAPPPPRHHHASSNGFHNGMTTTTNSNNNNNNHHYHEPHKSHHHHHHHNQQADSAAPSGRPQHPPQQHRNGHAATYHSGSSSSTSREQTPQGDVPPPKPKRSLPHVPLNETSERIKRFTEMMSSGSRSTANSAMSQQTPTTPHTPPSRQASFTTDNGSDCEVSTLLEARHKDAAAAATASSSSLQRLPQEADLMQQYHHHHQPSRNVRGKDAGGGGAEERGARPQPHSARQAARSQGTPSQLPYGGDATFTSSHSHSSTMDSGYTTNTEGDGDSTANSIHHPHQSQQPPHPHNPHNPHHVLSPPYHPPPPPPQYPHHSHPNHHHPHHHPQHHHQQVDEASPRVVPAPRSLSLAAARKFSSMQNVSTGHVQHAHGPPPPPAPHSGRPTHPAEWGGGGAGRNQAGAPPPPSSHSSKGPAPMRAHHPADPKAEHQRRSWDLAHNFKSLDFMPVTDSNAQRTGRAQGIEDLVVKPQAVSLNSLGGRGKPPQEAASPRRAESQRREGGQGRRGSFHDAMQQQQQQHVDNGAHLPTSDNTTTTTNHTLPGHWKVNNNGNNVNNTHNNNNNNNTKPITRNSNSNSNAPLTLPKTNSNIHNNSHNNNGDAVNTTPTLFQLSQNFNLCSAKLFLPGDLSLGKLLSLTSVQVALPSDLGSPTAQSPQGRCARLGGPGSAFRPVRSGSVGGGHVTVEMVGVGALEQPRCQQLCVLGEVRVGDVLVEVNGRQCVGMAGTTLQGLLDATMGEVTLTIARRKEEKDDSRVQQLESSLHSLQVEVQRMREELSKKDARIRELSTMLPWKRGEEGVVGGDGGGVVLGAAEEGAFVIGDNEFVV, encoded by the exons tccaAGCCTTCCTAGAGGATGCGGACAGTGTTCTGGCAGCGTTGGACCAGTGCCAGGCTGAAGAGAAGTGTCTGATGCTCATCAAGAAACCCAAGGAGGCCGCCAGAAAG atgCTGAAGAGTCACTCGCTGTCCAACCTGAGTGTGTCGGACCCACAGCTGTACCGACAGTTCAACGGGCTGCCTCTGTCCGCTGtgcaccaccctccccccgccctcaccaCTGGTCACCACAAg GGCAAGCGGTCCTCCGACGAGCACTCCGTCACCTCCACGGACACAGAGCGCTCCGAACCACGTCGCCGCTACGTCAGCTCCAAGGGCAAGGAGAACttcaagcagcagcaacagcagcagcagcagcagcaacatcgccGATCCCAGCCCGATCCTCACAAGCCCCCAGACTACTATCACTCGGACTCATCCTCCTCGTCCCTCGCGTCGGAGTACCGCAACGTGCCGCGTCGGGATCGCGAGCGGGATCGGGATCGGGACTCGCGCCGGAGAGGGGATCTGAGGTACTCGTCCATCCCCGAGGATGCGCACGAGatcaataacaacatcaatggtggtggtgttggaggggtggggggcaaggagggggtgTCCATGTACCACAGCTGTCACGACCTGTCCTTTGCTTCCCAGACCAGCTCCGCCAACACCTCCACTTACAGCcgaggtcaaggtcagggtcaggtCAAGCCGGgtcacaaccacccccaccatccccatccccaccacccacacccctcggACCAGATCGCCAGTGACCAGATGTATGGGGGGCGGGGTCAGCGTGGCCCCCCTGACCTGGTGACCCCCACGGTGCACGACCCGGGCGACCTGGAGGACGCGGCCAGGTCAAGGTCAATGGGCAACCTGACCACGGGGCTGGCGACCTTCTCGTTGGTGGGTCAGCGCAAGGCGGACAGCATGCTGGACTTGCCGTCGTCATCCTCCTACTCTTcggcccctcctcccccacacccctcctcctcctcccgtcacggacccccaccaccaccaccaccgtcctccTCAGGCTCCTCTCAGGCCGCCAGACACCGGagtgaggggacagggggggcgcCTCCTTACCCGGACCACCTCCGGTCCCCAGACCCAGGGGCGGGCTACGTCCGGTCCCCGAGGCACAGCTACCCGGAGAGCGGGCGGACGCCCAGGAGACGCAGCGAGGATGACGAGgtcttcttctcccctcttccgggagctcctcctcctcctcggcacCACCACGCCTCCTCCAACGGGTTCCACAACggcatgaccaccaccaccaactccaacaacaacaacaacaaccaccactaccacgagcCACACaagtctcaccaccaccaccaccaccacaaccaacaggcTGATTCGGCGGCGCCCAGCGGAAGACCTCAGCATCCTCCTCAACAGCATCGGAACGGACACGCCGCCACCTACCACAGCGGCAGCTCCTCCAGCACATCGCGGGAGCAGACGCCTCAAGGAGACGTCCCTCCGCCCAAGCCCAAGCGGAGTCTGCCGCACGTGCCTCTGAACGAGACGTCGGAGAGGATCAAGCGATTCACGGAGATGATGAG cagcggcagcaggagCACGGCCAACTCGGCCATGTCGCAGcagacccccaccaccccccacacgcccccgtCCCGCCAGGCCTCGTTCACCACGGACAACGGGTCGGACTGCGAGGTGTCCACGCTGCTCGAAGCCCGCCACAAGGACGCGGCGGCGGCGGCAACAGCATCGTCTTCATCGTTGCAGAGACTTCCCCAGGAAGCGGACCTCATGCAGcagtaccatcaccaccaccagccgtCCCGGAACGTGAGGGGAAAGGATGCCGGTGGAGGGGGTGCAGAGGAGAGGGGGGCCCGGCCTCAGCCCCATTCTGCCCGACAGGCGGCCCGCTCACAGGGCACTCCCAGCCAGCTGCCGTATGGAGGGGACGCGACTTTCACCTCCTCCCACAGCCACTCCAGCACCATGGACTCGGGATACACCACCAACACGGAGGGCGATGGTGACTCCACGGCTAACagcatccaccacccccaccagtcccaacagccccctcatccccacaacccccacaaccctcaccacGTCCTCAGCCCCCCTtaccacccgccccctcctccaccgcagtacccccaccactcccaccccaaccatcaccaccctcatcatcatccgcagcatcatcatcaacaggtgGATGAGGCCTCTCCCCGTGTTGTCCCGGCGCCCCGCAGTCTGTCCCTGGCGGCGGCCCGCAAGTTCAGCAGCATGCAGAACGTCAGCACAGGGCACGTGCAGCACGCTCacggacctcctcctcctcctgccccccactcAGGACGTCCAACCCACCCTgcggagtggggaggaggaggagcgggcaGGAACCAGGCGGGTGCCCCGCCACCCCCTTCTTCTCACTCCTCCAAAGGCCCCGCCCCCATGCGGGCTCACCACCCAGCAGACCCCAAGGCGGAGCACCAGAGGAGGAGCTGGGACCTGGCTCACAACTTCAAGTCTCTGGACTTCATGCCCGTGACAGACAGCAACGCCCAGAGGACCGGCCGTGCCCAGGGGATTGAGGACCTCGTGGTGAAGCCCCAGGCCGTGTCCCTCAACTCTCTGGGCGGGAGAGGGAAACCACCGCAGGAGGCCGCGTCTCCACGAAGAGCGGAATCCCAGCGTCGGGAAGGTGGGCAGGGGAGACGGGGCAGCTTCCATGACgccatgcagcagcagcagcagcagcacgtaGACAATGGTGCCCACCTACCGACTTCagacaataccaccaccaccactaaccacaccTTGCCAGGCCACTGGAAAGTTAACAATAATggcaacaacgtcaacaacacccacaacaacaacaacaacaacaacaccaaacccatcaccagaaacagcaacagcaacagcaacgcaCCACTCACACTGCCAAAGACCAACAGCAACATCCATAACAATAGCCACAACAACAACGGGGACGCTGTGAACACCACGCCCACTTTATTCCAGCTGTCCCAGAACTTCAACCTGTGTTCAGCCAAACTGTTCCTTCCTGGAGACCTCTCCCTGGGCAAGCTGCTGTCCCTGACCTCTGTGCAGGTCGCTCTGCCGTCGGATCTGGGATCCCCGACAGCGCAGTCCCCGCAGGGCCGCTGTGCCAGGCTGGGGGGTCCGGGCAGTGCCTTCAGGCCCGTGAGGTCGGGGAGCGTGGGAGGGGGCCACGTGACggtggagatggtgggggtgggggccctgGAGCAGCCGCGGTGCCAGCAgctgtgtgtgctgggggaggtGCGCGTGGGCGATGTCCTGGTGGAG gtgaacgGGCGGCAGTGTGTGGGCATGGCGGGGACTACTCTGCAGGGTCTGCTGGACGCCACGATGGGGGAAGTCACGCTGACCATTGCCCGCCGAAAAGAAGAGAAggatgat AGCCGGGTCCAGCAACTGGAGAGCAGCCTTCACAGCCTGCAAGTGGAGGTGCAGCGCATGAGAGAGGAGCTGTCCAAGAAGGATGCGCGCATACGGGAGCTCTCCACCATGCTGCCCTGGAAGCGGGGCGaggagggagtggtgggtggtgacggggGCGGCGTGGTGCTGGGGGCGGCGGAAGAGGGGGCCTTTGTGATCGGTGACAACGAGTttgtggtgtga
- the LOC143292421 gene encoding uncharacterized protein LOC143292421 isoform X2: protein MRAYASCDHLAPTTPVSAVMMKKEMLSIRQKRGRVVEVYDGRKWPVVRCGSVYVTSEDSTHKVTQTVVTATSVAEKRRRASKYTVAVGTSHGHVQAFLEDADSVLAALDQCQAEEKCLMLIKKPKEAARKMLKSHSLSNLSVSDPQLYRQFNGLPLSAVHHPPPALTTGHHKGKRSSDEHSVTSTDTERSEPRRRYVSSKGKENFKQQQQQQQQQQHRRSQPDPHKPPDYYHSDSSSSSLASEYRNVPRRDRERDRDRDSRRRGDLRYSSIPEDAHEINNNINGGGVGGVGGKEGVSMYHSCHDLSFASQTSSANTSTYSRGQGQGQVKPGHNHPHHPHPHHPHPSDQIASDQMYGGRGQRGPPDLVTPTVHDPGDLEDAARSRSMGNLTTGLATFSLVGQRKADSMLDLPSSSSYSSAPPPPHPSSSSRHGPPPPPPPSSSGSSQAARHRSEGTGGAPPYPDHLRSPDPGAGYVRSPRHSYPESGRTPRRRSEDDEVFFSPLPGAPPPPRHHHASSNGFHNGMTTTTNSNNNNNNHHYHEPHKSHHHHHHHNQQADSAAPSGRPQHPPQQHRNGHAATYHSGSSSSTSREQTPQGDVPPPKPKRSLPHVPLNETSERIKRFTEMMSSSGSRSTANSAMSQQTPTTPHTPPSRQASFTTDNGSDCEVSTLLEARHKDAAAAATASSSSLQRLPQEADLMQQYHHHHQPSRNVRGKDAGGGGAEERGARPQPHSARQAARSQGTPSQLPYGGDATFTSSHSHSSTMDSGYTTNTEGDGDSTANSIHHPHQSQQPPHPHNPHNPHHVLSPPYHPPPPPPQYPHHSHPNHHHPHHHPQHHHQQVDEASPRVVPAPRSLSLAAARKFSSMQNVSTGHVQHAHGPPPPPAPHSGRPTHPAEWGGGGAGRNQAGAPPPPSSHSSKGPAPMRAHHPADPKAEHQRRSWDLAHNFKSLDFMPVTDSNAQRTGRAQGIEDLVVKPQAVSLNSLGGRGKPPQEAASPRRAESQRREGGQGRRGSFHDAMQQQQQQHVDNGAHLPTSDNTTTTTNHTLPGHWKVNNNGNNVNNTHNNNNNNNTKPITRNSNSNSNAPLTLPKTNSNIHNNSHNNNGDAVNTTPTLFQLSQNFNLCSAKLFLPGDLSLGKLLSLTSVQVALPSDLGSPTAQSPQGRCARLGGPGSAFRPVRSGSVGGGHVTVEMVGVGALEQPRCQQLCVLGEVRVGDVLVEVNGRQCVGMAGTTLQGLLDATMGEVTLTIARRKEEKDDSRVQQLESSLHSLQVEVQRMREELSKKDARIRELSTMLPWKRGEEGVVGGDGGGVVLGAAEEGAFVIGDNEFVV from the exons tccaAGCCTTCCTAGAGGATGCGGACAGTGTTCTGGCAGCGTTGGACCAGTGCCAGGCTGAAGAGAAGTGTCTGATGCTCATCAAGAAACCCAAGGAGGCCGCCAGAAAG atgCTGAAGAGTCACTCGCTGTCCAACCTGAGTGTGTCGGACCCACAGCTGTACCGACAGTTCAACGGGCTGCCTCTGTCCGCTGtgcaccaccctccccccgccctcaccaCTGGTCACCACAAg GGCAAGCGGTCCTCCGACGAGCACTCCGTCACCTCCACGGACACAGAGCGCTCCGAACCACGTCGCCGCTACGTCAGCTCCAAGGGCAAGGAGAACttcaagcagcagcaacagcagcagcagcagcagcaacatcgccGATCCCAGCCCGATCCTCACAAGCCCCCAGACTACTATCACTCGGACTCATCCTCCTCGTCCCTCGCGTCGGAGTACCGCAACGTGCCGCGTCGGGATCGCGAGCGGGATCGGGATCGGGACTCGCGCCGGAGAGGGGATCTGAGGTACTCGTCCATCCCCGAGGATGCGCACGAGatcaataacaacatcaatggtggtggtgttggaggggtggggggcaaggagggggtgTCCATGTACCACAGCTGTCACGACCTGTCCTTTGCTTCCCAGACCAGCTCCGCCAACACCTCCACTTACAGCcgaggtcaaggtcagggtcaggtCAAGCCGGgtcacaaccacccccaccatccccatccccaccacccacacccctcggACCAGATCGCCAGTGACCAGATGTATGGGGGGCGGGGTCAGCGTGGCCCCCCTGACCTGGTGACCCCCACGGTGCACGACCCGGGCGACCTGGAGGACGCGGCCAGGTCAAGGTCAATGGGCAACCTGACCACGGGGCTGGCGACCTTCTCGTTGGTGGGTCAGCGCAAGGCGGACAGCATGCTGGACTTGCCGTCGTCATCCTCCTACTCTTcggcccctcctcccccacacccctcctcctcctcccgtcacggacccccaccaccaccaccaccgtcctccTCAGGCTCCTCTCAGGCCGCCAGACACCGGagtgaggggacagggggggcgcCTCCTTACCCGGACCACCTCCGGTCCCCAGACCCAGGGGCGGGCTACGTCCGGTCCCCGAGGCACAGCTACCCGGAGAGCGGGCGGACGCCCAGGAGACGCAGCGAGGATGACGAGgtcttcttctcccctcttccgggagctcctcctcctcctcggcacCACCACGCCTCCTCCAACGGGTTCCACAACggcatgaccaccaccaccaactccaacaacaacaacaacaaccaccactaccacgagcCACACaagtctcaccaccaccaccaccaccacaaccaacaggcTGATTCGGCGGCGCCCAGCGGAAGACCTCAGCATCCTCCTCAACAGCATCGGAACGGACACGCCGCCACCTACCACAGCGGCAGCTCCTCCAGCACATCGCGGGAGCAGACGCCTCAAGGAGACGTCCCTCCGCCCAAGCCCAAGCGGAGTCTGCCGCACGTGCCTCTGAACGAGACGTCGGAGAGGATCAAGCGATTCACGGAGATGATGAG cagcagcggcagcaggagCACGGCCAACTCGGCCATGTCGCAGcagacccccaccaccccccacacgcccccgtCCCGCCAGGCCTCGTTCACCACGGACAACGGGTCGGACTGCGAGGTGTCCACGCTGCTCGAAGCCCGCCACAAGGACGCGGCGGCGGCGGCAACAGCATCGTCTTCATCGTTGCAGAGACTTCCCCAGGAAGCGGACCTCATGCAGcagtaccatcaccaccaccagccgtCCCGGAACGTGAGGGGAAAGGATGCCGGTGGAGGGGGTGCAGAGGAGAGGGGGGCCCGGCCTCAGCCCCATTCTGCCCGACAGGCGGCCCGCTCACAGGGCACTCCCAGCCAGCTGCCGTATGGAGGGGACGCGACTTTCACCTCCTCCCACAGCCACTCCAGCACCATGGACTCGGGATACACCACCAACACGGAGGGCGATGGTGACTCCACGGCTAACagcatccaccacccccaccagtcccaacagccccctcatccccacaacccccacaaccctcaccacGTCCTCAGCCCCCCTtaccacccgccccctcctccaccgcagtacccccaccactcccaccccaaccatcaccaccctcatcatcatccgcagcatcatcatcaacaggtgGATGAGGCCTCTCCCCGTGTTGTCCCGGCGCCCCGCAGTCTGTCCCTGGCGGCGGCCCGCAAGTTCAGCAGCATGCAGAACGTCAGCACAGGGCACGTGCAGCACGCTCacggacctcctcctcctcctgccccccactcAGGACGTCCAACCCACCCTgcggagtggggaggaggaggagcgggcaGGAACCAGGCGGGTGCCCCGCCACCCCCTTCTTCTCACTCCTCCAAAGGCCCCGCCCCCATGCGGGCTCACCACCCAGCAGACCCCAAGGCGGAGCACCAGAGGAGGAGCTGGGACCTGGCTCACAACTTCAAGTCTCTGGACTTCATGCCCGTGACAGACAGCAACGCCCAGAGGACCGGCCGTGCCCAGGGGATTGAGGACCTCGTGGTGAAGCCCCAGGCCGTGTCCCTCAACTCTCTGGGCGGGAGAGGGAAACCACCGCAGGAGGCCGCGTCTCCACGAAGAGCGGAATCCCAGCGTCGGGAAGGTGGGCAGGGGAGACGGGGCAGCTTCCATGACgccatgcagcagcagcagcagcagcacgtaGACAATGGTGCCCACCTACCGACTTCagacaataccaccaccaccactaaccacaccTTGCCAGGCCACTGGAAAGTTAACAATAATggcaacaacgtcaacaacacccacaacaacaacaacaacaacaacaccaaacccatcaccagaaacagcaacagcaacagcaacgcaCCACTCACACTGCCAAAGACCAACAGCAACATCCATAACAATAGCCACAACAACAACGGGGACGCTGTGAACACCACGCCCACTTTATTCCAGCTGTCCCAGAACTTCAACCTGTGTTCAGCCAAACTGTTCCTTCCTGGAGACCTCTCCCTGGGCAAGCTGCTGTCCCTGACCTCTGTGCAGGTCGCTCTGCCGTCGGATCTGGGATCCCCGACAGCGCAGTCCCCGCAGGGCCGCTGTGCCAGGCTGGGGGGTCCGGGCAGTGCCTTCAGGCCCGTGAGGTCGGGGAGCGTGGGAGGGGGCCACGTGACggtggagatggtgggggtgggggccctgGAGCAGCCGCGGTGCCAGCAgctgtgtgtgctgggggaggtGCGCGTGGGCGATGTCCTGGTGGAG gtgaacgGGCGGCAGTGTGTGGGCATGGCGGGGACTACTCTGCAGGGTCTGCTGGACGCCACGATGGGGGAAGTCACGCTGACCATTGCCCGCCGAAAAGAAGAGAAggatgat AGCCGGGTCCAGCAACTGGAGAGCAGCCTTCACAGCCTGCAAGTGGAGGTGCAGCGCATGAGAGAGGAGCTGTCCAAGAAGGATGCGCGCATACGGGAGCTCTCCACCATGCTGCCCTGGAAGCGGGGCGaggagggagtggtgggtggtgacggggGCGGCGTGGTGCTGGGGGCGGCGGAAGAGGGGGCCTTTGTGATCGGTGACAACGAGTttgtggtgtga